A genomic window from Deltaproteobacteria bacterium CG2_30_66_27 includes:
- a CDS encoding restriction endonuclease — MPIDLVSYEDMARLAIRGFWTSRASSAKKQQDAGKQDQGERAAVTAGKNMDGFVEMVGELIRANGLASADIMLKRRLLTLPGFFRPTKLWDMLVVHQGRLVAALEFKSQVGPSFGNNANNRSEEAIGNALDLWTAYREGAFGKEVPPPFIGYLMLVEDAPGSRAPIRDASPHFPIFTEFRNASYAERYNVLCHKLVQEKLYTAAAVLLSPRSAGESGEYSEMSELTGLRMFLTTLAGHVSSEASRSTVP, encoded by the coding sequence ATGCCGATCGACCTGGTGAGCTACGAGGACATGGCACGCCTTGCCATTCGAGGGTTTTGGACGAGCCGTGCAAGCTCCGCGAAGAAGCAGCAGGACGCCGGAAAGCAGGACCAGGGCGAGCGGGCCGCCGTTACGGCAGGGAAAAACATGGATGGTTTCGTCGAGATGGTCGGCGAGCTGATTCGCGCCAACGGGCTGGCATCAGCCGATATCATGCTCAAACGGAGACTCCTGACGCTGCCCGGCTTCTTCCGGCCGACGAAGCTGTGGGACATGCTGGTGGTCCATCAAGGGCGGCTGGTCGCCGCGCTGGAGTTCAAGTCGCAGGTCGGTCCCTCCTTTGGGAACAACGCGAACAACCGGAGCGAGGAGGCGATCGGAAATGCCCTCGACCTGTGGACCGCCTACCGGGAGGGCGCCTTCGGGAAGGAGGTCCCGCCACCGTTCATTGGGTACCTGATGCTCGTCGAGGATGCTCCCGGCTCGCGAGCTCCCATCCGAGATGCTTCCCCTCATTTTCCGATCTTCACTGAGTTCCGGAACGCATCCTACGCTGAGCGGTACAACGTCCTGTGTCACAAATTGGTCCAGGAGAAGCTCTATACGGCGGCGGCCGTGCTTCTCTCCCCGCGTTCGGCCGGCGAATCCGGAGAGTACTCGGAGATGAGCGAGCTGACGGGGTTGAGGATGTTTCTCACGACCCTTGCAGGGCACGTCAGTTCCGAGGCGTCCAGGTCGACGGTGCCGTAG
- a CDS encoding modification methylase PaeR7I: protein MEERAAIFTRREVVEFILDLMGYTPAIPLHEKRILEPSFGGGDFLLVVAERLLAAYGKLRVKGDPVADLRDCVRGVELHRESYQSTREQLGDLLRGERVSRTGVETLLDSWCLQGDFLLEPFPGKFSYVVGNPPYLRQEMIPAVLMAEYRRRFRTIYDRADIYVPFIERSLGLLEPGGVLGFICADRWMKNRYGGPLRRMVSEGYHLRHYVDMVDTPAFHSEVSAYPAITIIAREEQGTTRLAHRPEVNREILSKLSTEMAGPTEALTEAVKEVADVVIGDAPWILESFDQLAVVRRLEATFPTLEEAGCLVGIGVATGADKVFVAPYATLDVEPDRKLPLVTTKDIASGVVRWHGSGVVNPFRDDGGLVDLRQYPKLAAYLAAHEELVRKRNVARNNPHNWFRTIDRINPELARKPKLLIPDIKGGAHVVFEGGKLYPHHNLYYITTEEWDLRALRAVLLSGIARLFVSTYSTKMRGGFLRFQAQYLRRIRLPRWGDVPAILRTELVRVAEAGSVVDRNAAVSRLYGLSPQERAAIGGNGE from the coding sequence ATCGAGGAGCGAGCGGCAATCTTTACGCGCCGGGAGGTCGTCGAGTTTATCCTCGACCTGATGGGTTACACCCCAGCGATCCCCCTCCACGAGAAGCGCATCCTGGAACCGTCCTTCGGCGGCGGCGACTTCCTTCTTGTCGTCGCCGAGCGCCTGTTGGCGGCCTATGGGAAGCTGCGTGTGAAAGGCGACCCGGTGGCGGACCTGCGAGACTGCGTCCGCGGCGTGGAGCTCCATCGCGAAAGCTACCAGTCGACCCGAGAACAACTCGGCGACCTACTGCGTGGAGAAAGAGTCTCGCGCACGGGTGTGGAAACCCTGCTCGACTCATGGTGCCTCCAGGGCGACTTCCTCCTGGAACCTTTCCCCGGCAAGTTCTCCTACGTCGTGGGAAATCCCCCCTACCTTCGGCAAGAGATGATCCCGGCGGTTCTTATGGCGGAGTACCGGCGGCGCTTCCGGACCATCTATGATCGCGCCGACATCTATGTTCCGTTCATCGAACGCTCGCTTGGTCTGCTCGAACCGGGCGGGGTCTTGGGATTCATCTGCGCCGACCGCTGGATGAAGAACCGTTACGGCGGACCGTTGCGCAGGATGGTGTCGGAGGGCTACCACCTGCGCCATTACGTCGACATGGTAGACACGCCGGCCTTCCACTCCGAAGTGTCCGCTTACCCGGCTATTACCATCATCGCGCGGGAGGAGCAGGGAACGACACGCCTCGCACATCGCCCCGAGGTGAACCGGGAAATCTTGTCGAAGCTCTCCACGGAAATGGCTGGGCCGACGGAAGCTCTGACCGAGGCCGTCAAGGAGGTTGCAGACGTTGTAATCGGCGACGCCCCATGGATCCTGGAGTCCTTCGACCAATTGGCCGTTGTCCGGCGTCTGGAAGCGACCTTCCCCACCCTGGAAGAAGCCGGCTGTCTCGTCGGTATCGGCGTCGCCACCGGGGCTGACAAGGTGTTCGTCGCGCCGTACGCAACCCTCGACGTGGAGCCGGATCGCAAGCTGCCGCTCGTCACGACAAAGGACATCGCAAGCGGTGTCGTCCGGTGGCATGGATCCGGCGTCGTGAATCCCTTCCGGGATGACGGCGGGCTCGTGGACCTGCGACAGTACCCGAAGCTGGCGGCCTACCTCGCCGCGCACGAGGAATTGGTCAGGAAGCGCAACGTCGCCCGGAACAACCCGCACAACTGGTTCCGAACCATCGATCGCATCAATCCCGAGCTGGCCCGCAAGCCCAAGCTGCTGATCCCCGACATCAAGGGCGGAGCGCACGTCGTCTTCGAGGGCGGCAAGCTGTACCCCCACCACAACCTCTACTACATCACCACCGAGGAATGGGATCTCCGGGCCTTACGCGCTGTGCTCCTGTCCGGGATCGCCCGCCTGTTCGTCTCGACCTACTCGACGAAGATGCGGGGCGGTTTCCTGCGTTTCCAAGCGCAGTACCTCCGACGGATTCGCCTTCCCCGCTGGGGCGATGTTCCGGCGATCCTTCGGACGGAGCTTGTCCGCGTTGCTGAGGCGGGGAGCGTGGTCGATCGAAACGCCGCAGTGTCCCGGCTCTACGGCCTCTCCCCGCAGGAGCGGGCGGCTATCGGAGGAAATGGTGAATAA